A stretch of Rhizobium sp. TH2 DNA encodes these proteins:
- the def gene encoding peptide deformylase — MTIKPLIILPDPVLRQVSSPIAQVDDAVRKLSDDMLETMYDAPGIGLAAIQVGIPKQMLVIDLHKEGEEKQPQIFINPEILRSSDERSAYEEGCLSIPDYYAEVERPAKVTVKYVDIAGKEQIVEAEGLLATCLQHEIDHLNGVLFIDYISRLKREMVIKKFTKAKMRA; from the coding sequence ATGACGATCAAGCCTCTCATCATCCTTCCCGACCCGGTGCTTCGCCAGGTTTCCTCCCCCATCGCGCAGGTCGATGACGCCGTGCGCAAGTTATCCGACGACATGTTGGAGACCATGTATGACGCGCCCGGCATCGGGCTGGCCGCCATCCAGGTCGGCATTCCGAAACAGATGCTGGTGATCGACCTCCACAAGGAGGGCGAGGAGAAACAGCCGCAGATATTCATCAATCCCGAGATCCTGCGCTCGTCGGACGAACGCTCGGCCTATGAAGAAGGCTGCCTGTCGATCCCGGATTACTATGCCGAGGTGGAACGGCCGGCGAAGGTCACCGTGAAATATGTCGACATCGCGGGCAAGGAACAGATCGTCGAGGCGGAGGGCTTGCTCGCCACCTGCCTGCAGCACGAGATCGACCATCTCAACGGCGTGCTCTTCATCGACTATATCTCGCGGCTGAAGCGCGAGATGGTGATCAAGAAATTCACCAAGGCGAAGATGCGGGCCTAA
- the truA gene encoding tRNA pseudouridine(38-40) synthase TruA, producing the protein MPRFRMLVEYDGTPYVGWQRQDNGHSVQGAIEKAIHSMTGEWVSLRAAGRTDAGVHAYGQVCHVDLGRQWKAQTLANAVNAYLAMANEKVAIIEAEEVPETFDARFAATKRHYLYRIISRPAPIAIEAMRAWHIKKPLDHEAMHAAAQMLVGYHDFTTFRSARCQARNPARTMERIDVSRSGELVEIRASAQSFLHNQIRSFAGTLKMVGEGKWTPEDVKDALEAKDRTRCGPVAPPHGLYFMTVDYGDVSQLLRYEPDDEEDL; encoded by the coding sequence ATGCCTCGTTTCCGCATGCTGGTCGAATATGACGGGACGCCCTATGTCGGCTGGCAGCGGCAGGACAATGGCCATTCCGTGCAGGGTGCGATCGAGAAGGCGATCCATTCGATGACCGGCGAATGGGTATCGCTGCGCGCCGCCGGCCGCACCGATGCCGGCGTGCATGCCTACGGTCAGGTCTGCCACGTCGATCTCGGCCGCCAATGGAAGGCGCAGACGCTTGCCAATGCCGTCAACGCCTACCTCGCGATGGCGAACGAGAAGGTCGCGATCATAGAAGCCGAGGAAGTGCCCGAGACCTTCGATGCACGCTTTGCCGCCACCAAGCGGCATTATCTATACCGCATCATTTCGCGGCCCGCGCCGATCGCCATCGAGGCGATGCGCGCCTGGCATATCAAGAAGCCGCTCGATCACGAGGCGATGCATGCGGCGGCCCAGATGCTGGTCGGCTATCATGATTTCACCACCTTCCGCTCGGCACGCTGCCAGGCGCGGAATCCCGCCCGCACCATGGAGCGGATCGACGTGAGCCGTAGCGGAGAGCTGGTCGAAATTCGCGCCTCGGCGCAGAGCTTCCTACACAACCAGATCCGTTCCTTTGCCGGAACGCTGAAAATGGTCGGCGAAGGCAAATGGACGCCCGAGGATGTGAAGGACGCACTGGAAGCCAAGGACCGCACGCGCTGCGGGCCGGTCGCGCCGCCTCACGGGCTCTATTTCATGACGGTCGATTACGGCGACGTATCACAGCTTCTCCGCTACGAACCGGACGACGAAGAAGACCTATAG
- the dapE gene encoding succinyl-diaminopimelate desuccinylase, with the protein MMTTDPVANLQTLIRCPSVTPAEGGALSALEAMLAPLGFAVERVIATEKGTPDIENLYARLGTSGPHLMFAGHTDVVPAGDEAAWTHPPFGAEIDGGILYGRGAVDMKGGIACFAAAIARHVEKRGAPKGSVSFLITGDEEGPSINGTIKLLEWAHAKGERWDACLVGEPTNPDQLGDMIKNGRRGSVSGTVTVHGVQGHVAYPHLADNPVRSALAMAAALMDPPFDTGTADFQPSNLEVTSIDTGNKATNVIPARVTFSFNIRHNDSRTTEAIQEEIVRRLNAGAANVTLRPDRPPARYDIVWAERPSQVFLTRDDRLIASLSAAVEERTGRVPKLSTTGGTSDARYIKDYCPVVEFGLVGQTMHMVDECVPVADLEALTQIYETFIARWFADAAA; encoded by the coding sequence ATCATGACGACTGATCCCGTTGCCAATCTCCAGACCCTCATCCGCTGCCCCTCCGTGACGCCTGCCGAAGGCGGCGCGCTCTCCGCGCTTGAAGCGATGCTTGCGCCGCTCGGCTTTGCCGTCGAACGCGTGATCGCGACCGAGAAGGGCACGCCTGACATCGAGAACCTCTATGCCCGGCTGGGCACATCGGGTCCGCATCTGATGTTCGCCGGCCATACCGATGTCGTGCCTGCCGGCGACGAAGCCGCATGGACGCATCCGCCCTTCGGCGCCGAGATCGACGGCGGCATCCTTTACGGACGTGGCGCGGTGGACATGAAGGGCGGGATCGCCTGCTTTGCCGCCGCCATCGCCCGGCATGTCGAAAAGCGTGGCGCACCGAAAGGCTCGGTCTCGTTCCTGATCACTGGAGACGAGGAAGGTCCCTCGATCAACGGCACGATCAAGCTGCTGGAATGGGCGCATGCGAAAGGCGAGCGGTGGGATGCCTGCCTCGTCGGCGAACCGACCAATCCAGACCAGCTCGGCGACATGATCAAGAACGGCCGGCGCGGTTCTGTATCCGGCACGGTCACGGTGCATGGCGTTCAAGGGCACGTTGCCTATCCGCATCTCGCCGACAATCCGGTGCGATCCGCGCTCGCCATGGCGGCGGCCCTGATGGATCCGCCTTTCGATACCGGCACGGCGGATTTCCAGCCGTCCAATCTTGAAGTGACCAGCATCGACACCGGCAACAAGGCGACCAATGTCATCCCGGCCAGGGTCACCTTCTCGTTCAACATCCGCCACAATGACAGCAGGACGACCGAAGCCATCCAGGAAGAGATCGTCCGCCGCCTGAATGCTGGCGCGGCAAACGTCACGCTCCGGCCCGACCGTCCGCCCGCACGCTACGACATCGTCTGGGCCGAGCGGCCGAGCCAGGTTTTTCTCACGCGCGACGACCGGCTGATCGCGTCGCTTTCGGCCGCTGTCGAGGAGCGCACCGGCCGTGTGCCGAAGCTTTCCACCACGGGCGGCACGTCGGATGCGCGCTACATCAAGGATTATTGCCCGGTCGTCGAGTTCGGCCTGGTCGGCCAGACCATGCACATGGTCGACGAATGCGTGCCCGTCGCCGATCTCGAGGCGCTGACCCAGATCTACGAGACCTTCATCGCACGCTGGTTCGCCGATGCCGCGGCTTGA
- a CDS encoding DNA recombination protein RmuC: MPLNTTLFTLGQYPVTLAILLIAAGVALVAMLILAALGWSASRRSAENARLDAERRAGEAELRMAEILKAQTEMQGRIAAMTDVFGSRQHELNQSINQRIDGMTHRIGQTMTEQTKQTHENLRRLQERLAVIDTAQNNIQALAKDVVGLQAILSNKQTRGAFGQSRMETIVADGLPMGAYEFQATLSNSSRPDCLIRMPNGQPSLVVDAKFPLEAWNAIRDAGPDGAKIASQQFRRDIEVHIKDISDKYLIRGETQDTAFMFVPSESIFAEIHENFEGIVQRAHKARIVIVSPSLLMLSIQVIQAVLKDQRMREQAHLIQGEVIRLMEDLTRLDDRVQKLQGHFSAAQKDVEQIVTSSSKLAKRGERIEAMEFEVVPPQGAVSNPVEAPSRSVESRTGQLKLRVVDED, encoded by the coding sequence ATCCCACTTAACACGACGCTCTTCACCCTCGGTCAATACCCGGTCACGCTGGCAATTCTTCTGATAGCGGCGGGCGTGGCGCTTGTCGCAATGTTGATACTGGCCGCCCTTGGCTGGTCGGCGTCGCGTCGCTCGGCGGAGAATGCGCGTCTGGACGCCGAACGCCGCGCTGGCGAGGCCGAACTCCGCATGGCGGAGATTCTCAAAGCGCAGACCGAAATGCAGGGCCGCATCGCCGCGATGACGGATGTGTTCGGCTCGCGCCAGCACGAGCTCAACCAGTCGATCAACCAGCGTATCGACGGCATGACGCACCGCATCGGCCAGACCATGACCGAACAGACAAAGCAGACGCACGAAAACCTGCGCCGCCTGCAGGAACGGCTCGCCGTCATCGATACGGCGCAGAACAATATCCAGGCGCTGGCGAAGGATGTCGTCGGGCTTCAGGCCATCCTGTCGAACAAGCAGACTCGCGGTGCCTTCGGCCAGTCACGTATGGAAACGATCGTCGCCGATGGCTTGCCCATGGGTGCCTATGAATTCCAGGCAACCCTCTCCAACAGTTCGCGACCCGACTGCCTGATCAGGATGCCGAACGGCCAGCCCTCGCTCGTCGTCGATGCCAAGTTCCCGCTCGAAGCCTGGAACGCGATCCGCGATGCGGGTCCCGATGGCGCCAAGATCGCCAGCCAGCAGTTCCGCAGGGATATCGAGGTCCATATCAAGGATATCTCGGACAAGTACCTGATCCGCGGCGAGACGCAGGACACGGCGTTCATGTTCGTGCCATCGGAATCGATCTTCGCCGAGATCCACGAGAATTTCGAGGGCATCGTCCAGCGCGCCCACAAGGCGCGGATCGTCATCGTCTCGCCCTCGCTTTTGATGCTGTCCATCCAGGTCATCCAGGCGGTGTTGAAGGACCAGCGCATGCGCGAGCAGGCCCATCTCATCCAGGGCGAGGTCATCCGTCTGATGGAGGATCTCACGCGCCTCGATGACCGGGTGCAGAAACTGCAGGGGCATTTCTCGGCAGCCCAGAAGGATGTCGAGCAGATCGTCACGTCATCGAGCAAACTCGCCAAGCGCGGCGAGCGGATCGAGGCGATGGAGTTCGAGGTCGTGCCGCCGCAAGGCGCGGTCTCCAATCCCGTCGAGGCGCCGTCGCGTAGTGTTGAAAGCCGCACCGGCCAATTGAAGCTGAGAGTGGTTGACGAGGACTGA
- a CDS encoding ribokinase, with protein MITVLGSINMDLIASVSRLPKPGETVTGENFVTAPGGKGANQALAARRAGADVIMAGATGEDEFAVPALTYLRYDGVNLNRVKSASKATGVALIFVGTDGENVIAIVAGANGTVTAEDAKAAVGDMKRGDTLMLQMEIPPAAIEAGLKAAKEKGVISVVNIAPITPDAKRLAEMADVVIANETEFELFSGKKALDSASREAEMLRINQETKQTLIVTLGAEGVVAVRNGSLHRAAGLKIEPVDTVGAGDTFCGYFAAGLDRGLRFEAALQRAAVAGSLACTKAGAQPSIPFDRDVQKNLKTA; from the coding sequence ATGATCACCGTCCTCGGTTCCATCAACATGGATCTCATCGCCAGCGTTTCGCGGCTACCGAAGCCGGGCGAGACCGTTACTGGCGAAAATTTCGTCACCGCGCCCGGCGGCAAGGGCGCCAACCAGGCGCTGGCCGCTCGCCGCGCCGGCGCCGATGTGATCATGGCAGGCGCCACCGGTGAGGACGAATTCGCGGTGCCGGCGCTCACGTATCTTCGTTACGATGGCGTCAATCTCAATCGCGTCAAGAGCGCGTCCAAGGCCACCGGCGTGGCACTGATCTTCGTCGGCACCGATGGCGAAAATGTCATCGCCATCGTCGCCGGCGCCAACGGCACCGTGACGGCGGAGGATGCCAAGGCAGCGGTGGGCGATATGAAGCGCGGCGACACGCTGATGCTGCAGATGGAGATCCCGCCGGCGGCGATCGAGGCAGGCCTCAAGGCCGCGAAGGAAAAAGGCGTCATATCGGTGGTCAACATCGCGCCGATCACACCCGATGCCAAGCGGCTGGCCGAGATGGCGGATGTCGTCATCGCCAACGAAACCGAGTTCGAATTGTTCTCGGGCAAGAAGGCGCTCGACAGTGCATCCCGCGAGGCCGAGATGCTGCGGATCAACCAGGAAACCAAGCAGACCCTGATCGTCACGCTCGGCGCAGAGGGTGTGGTCGCCGTCCGCAACGGCAGCCTCCATCGCGCCGCAGGGCTGAAGATCGAGCCCGTCGATACGGTTGGTGCGGGCGATACGTTCTGCGGTTATTTCGCTGCCGGCCTCGACCGGGGACTGCGCTTCGAGGCGGCACTGCAACGGGCGGCCGTCGCCGGCTCGCTCGCCTGCACGAAGGCTGGCGCGCAGCCGTCGATCCCGTTTGACCGCGACGTCCAGAAGAATCTCAAGACTGCTTGA
- a CDS encoding PIN domain-containing protein, which yields MIVLDTNIVSETSRRLPDAALVYWLSIQRTEELYLTDMTITELFYGGEKHRLKHGSSRYLDNAREILEIRYATRILRSSNASSALAGLVRARREMNGRMMTIQDAQIAAICLSHGATLATRNTKDFEGLDLSLVNPFEGA from the coding sequence ATGATAGTCCTCGATACCAACATCGTTTCCGAGACCAGCCGGCGGCTTCCGGATGCCGCCCTCGTGTACTGGCTTTCCATTCAACGCACGGAAGAACTATATCTGACGGACATGACAATTACCGAGCTTTTCTACGGCGGTGAAAAGCACCGTCTCAAGCACGGGTCCTCACGGTATCTCGACAATGCAAGGGAAATACTCGAAATCCGCTATGCTACGCGCATTCTCCGTTCGAGCAACGCCTCGTCCGCACTGGCGGGTTTAGTGAGAGCTCGGCGAGAAATGAATGGTCGCATGATGACAATCCAGGACGCCCAGATCGCCGCCATCTGCCTCTCCCACGGCGCCACGCTCGCCACCCGCAACACAAAAGACTTCGAAGGGCTTGATCTCTCGCTCGTAAACCCGTTTGAAGGCGCCTGA
- a CDS encoding plasmid stabilization protein: MGDLLIRNVPEDLKRGLGQIASSTGRSMSDAAREMLRRGILEHQTQENELAAGNPYEQLRALFAPFDEESDQFSEIMDEIEQQRKKDFGRPFSFEE, encoded by the coding sequence ATGGGCGATCTGCTAATCCGGAATGTGCCAGAGGATTTGAAGCGAGGGCTCGGACAAATCGCTAGCTCGACAGGCAGAAGCATGTCGGACGCGGCGAGAGAGATGCTCCGTCGCGGTATCCTCGAGCATCAGACGCAGGAGAACGAACTAGCCGCTGGGAATCCATACGAGCAATTACGGGCACTGTTCGCGCCTTTCGATGAGGAAAGCGACCAATTCTCCGAGATCATGGATGAAATCGAACAACAAAGAAAGAAGGACTTCGGTCGTCCTTTTAGCTTTGAGGAATGA
- a CDS encoding methyl-accepting chemotaxis protein → MLKFAPKSLAPKLLLVTGAIIALLLLASNFVLIGQTRDRVHSLIMAQAETEAKAIAQGIVTETGALASAARTMSGVISHGHQLGSFDRKAVIDILKTGLEQQKMAFGSWFAEAPEGFDKRQAESKDKLDLGGNKNGVFTPYWTKAKDGSASFSTFAEDYAAEWYEKAATSQMGAITKPYVASEIVPPTAMSSIAYPVMSDGKLIGVTGVDVSLGMLQESLAKLTPFGTGRVLLLSQDGKWLVSPSADLLNKDYKDVSPDAVKAALTDGKMTTLTDIEGADGARFNRLVYPFALPDLNVSWVLLVDIPDAALATPVRDQTIMMVIGGIAVLLAALAGLYFAARGFVAKPLEGLIGDVGRMSAGDYSAPVSGQDRQDETGAVAQALETFRHRLADSNRLEAEATEARRRGEDERSRTEAERSENARVQQFVVGQLKDALGKLSAGDLAFRMNSEFPDEYEELKTNFNSAMESLEETIRMVGLAVSNIDAGTSEISTGANDLSHRTEQQAAQIEETAAALNELTEQVHSSAENAKTAASAVNNANQEAAKSGGIVKNAIAAMHGIEKSSAQITNIIGVIDEIAFQTNLLALNAGVEAARAGDAGKGFAVVAQEVRELAQRSATAAKEIKSLISASESQVNDGVALVAQTGTALEAISSQVVHINGLINMISVSSSEQAAGLREMNTAMHHMDQVTQQNAAMVEETTAASVSLSDEAAQLKALVARFRVSGGASSRDLRSVAHRMRA, encoded by the coding sequence ATGTTGAAATTCGCCCCGAAGTCTCTTGCGCCGAAGCTCCTGCTTGTCACCGGCGCCATCATTGCTCTTCTTCTTCTCGCTTCCAATTTCGTATTGATCGGCCAGACGCGTGATCGCGTTCATTCGCTGATCATGGCCCAGGCCGAGACCGAGGCCAAGGCGATCGCGCAGGGCATCGTCACGGAGACCGGGGCGCTCGCCAGCGCCGCGCGTACCATGTCCGGCGTCATTTCGCATGGTCATCAGCTCGGCTCGTTCGACCGCAAGGCGGTGATTGATATTCTCAAGACCGGCCTCGAACAGCAGAAGATGGCGTTCGGCAGTTGGTTTGCGGAAGCGCCTGAAGGCTTCGACAAGCGCCAGGCGGAATCCAAGGACAAGCTCGATCTCGGCGGCAACAAGAACGGCGTCTTCACGCCCTATTGGACCAAGGCCAAGGATGGCTCGGCGAGCTTCAGCACGTTTGCCGAGGACTACGCGGCGGAATGGTACGAGAAAGCAGCGACATCGCAGATGGGAGCGATCACCAAGCCCTATGTCGCCTCGGAAATCGTTCCGCCGACCGCCATGAGCTCGATCGCCTATCCCGTCATGTCGGATGGCAAGCTGATCGGCGTCACGGGGGTCGATGTCTCTCTCGGCATGCTGCAGGAGAGCCTCGCCAAGCTCACGCCCTTCGGCACGGGCCGGGTGCTGCTGCTGTCGCAGGATGGCAAATGGCTGGTCTCGCCCAGTGCGGACCTGCTCAACAAAGACTATAAGGATGTGTCGCCGGATGCCGTGAAGGCCGCGCTCACCGATGGCAAGATGACGACCCTTACGGATATCGAAGGGGCCGACGGCGCCCGCTTCAATCGCCTCGTCTACCCCTTCGCGCTGCCGGATCTCAATGTCAGCTGGGTGCTGCTCGTCGATATCCCGGATGCTGCGCTCGCCACGCCCGTGCGTGACCAGACCATAATGATGGTCATCGGCGGCATTGCCGTGTTGCTTGCGGCACTTGCCGGCCTCTACTTCGCCGCTCGCGGCTTCGTCGCCAAGCCGCTCGAAGGCCTGATCGGCGATGTCGGCCGCATGAGCGCTGGCGATTACAGCGCGCCCGTCTCCGGCCAGGACCGCCAGGATGAAACCGGCGCCGTCGCCCAGGCGCTCGAAACCTTCCGCCACCGCCTCGCCGATAGCAACCGTCTGGAAGCCGAAGCCACCGAGGCCCGCCGCCGCGGCGAGGATGAGCGCAGCCGAACCGAGGCAGAGCGCAGCGAGAATGCGCGCGTGCAACAGTTCGTGGTCGGCCAGTTGAAGGATGCGCTCGGCAAGCTCTCCGCCGGCGATCTCGCTTTCCGCATGAACTCCGAATTCCCTGATGAATACGAGGAACTGAAGACCAATTTCAACTCTGCCATGGAAAGCCTCGAAGAGACGATCCGCATGGTCGGCCTAGCCGTTTCCAATATCGATGCCGGCACCAGCGAGATTTCCACCGGCGCCAACGACCTGTCGCACCGCACGGAGCAGCAGGCCGCCCAGATCGAGGAAACAGCCGCCGCCCTTAACGAACTCACCGAACAGGTGCATTCGAGCGCCGAGAACGCCAAGACCGCAGCTTCGGCCGTCAACAACGCCAACCAGGAAGCAGCCAAGTCGGGCGGCATCGTCAAGAATGCCATCGCCGCGATGCATGGCATCGAGAAATCCTCGGCGCAGATCACCAACATCATCGGCGTGATCGACGAGATTGCCTTCCAGACCAACCTGCTGGCGCTGAATGCGGGCGTTGAAGCGGCACGTGCGGGCGATGCGGGCAAGGGCTTTGCGGTCGTGGCACAGGAAGTACGCGAACTGGCGCAGCGTTCGGCGACGGCGGCAAAGGAGATCAAGTCTCTGATCAGCGCATCGGAATCCCAGGTTAATGATGGCGTGGCTTTGGTTGCCCAGACCGGTACGGCGCTGGAGGCGATCTCCAGCCAGGTCGTACACATCAACGGCCTGATCAACATGATATCGGTGTCGTCGAGCGAACAGGCCGCTGGCCTGCGCGAAATGAACACCGCCATGCACCACATGGACCAGGTCACCCAGCAGAACGCGGCAATGGTGGAGGAAACCACTGCCGCCTCGGTCTCGCTCAGCGATGAAGCCGCACAGTTGAAGGCACTGGTTGCGAGGTTCCGGGTATCAGGCGGGGCCTCATCGCGCGATCTCAGATCAGTCGCGCACCGCATGCGGGCGTGA
- the fmt gene encoding methionyl-tRNA formyltransferase, producing the protein MSLRIIFMGTPDFSVAVLKALHEAGHEIVAVYSQPPRPAGRRGLELTPSPVHRAAEALGIPVLTPLNFKQAEDVERFRALSADVAVVVAYGLLLPESILTGTRLGCYNGHASLLPRWRGAAPIQRAIIAGDSETGMMVMKMDKGLDTGPVAATARVAIGENTTAGELHDALSETGARLMVEAMAKLERADLPLTPQSDNGARYAAKIGKDETRIDFSKAAEDVHNHMRGLSPFPGAWFEAEIGGKVERIKVLHSELASGSAVAGTVLDDNLAIACGSGAVRLTRLQKAGGKPLDAEEFLRGTPLIHGMKVG; encoded by the coding sequence ATGAGCTTACGCATCATTTTCATGGGAACGCCGGATTTTTCCGTGGCCGTGCTCAAGGCGCTGCATGAGGCTGGCCACGAGATTGTGGCGGTCTATTCGCAGCCGCCGCGTCCGGCCGGCCGGCGCGGGCTGGAGCTGACCCCCTCCCCGGTTCATCGCGCGGCCGAGGCGCTCGGCATTCCGGTGCTGACACCGCTGAATTTCAAGCAGGCCGAGGATGTCGAACGGTTCAGGGCGCTCAGCGCCGATGTCGCGGTGGTCGTAGCTTATGGCCTGCTGCTGCCGGAATCGATCCTCACCGGCACGCGGCTCGGCTGCTATAACGGCCATGCTTCGCTTCTGCCGCGCTGGCGCGGCGCGGCGCCGATCCAGCGGGCGATCATCGCCGGCGACAGCGAGACCGGCATGATGGTGATGAAGATGGACAAGGGGCTGGACACAGGCCCCGTTGCGGCGACCGCCCGGGTGGCGATCGGCGAGAACACGACTGCTGGCGAATTGCACGACGCTCTGTCGGAGACCGGTGCCCGGCTGATGGTCGAGGCCATGGCAAAGCTTGAACGCGCGGATCTGCCATTGACGCCGCAATCGGATAACGGCGCGCGCTATGCCGCCAAAATCGGCAAGGACGAAACCCGCATCGACTTCTCCAAAGCCGCCGAGGATGTCCACAATCACATGCGCGGACTCTCACCCTTTCCGGGCGCGTGGTTCGAGGCGGAGATCGGCGGCAAGGTCGAGCGCATCAAGGTACTGCATTCGGAGCTCGCGAGTGGATCGGCGGTTGCGGGCACGGTGCTCGACGACAATCTCGCGATTGCCTGTGGCTCCGGTGCCGTCCGGCTGACCCGGCTGCAAAAGGCGGGCGGCAAGCCACTCGATGCAGAGGAATTCCTGCGCGGCACGCCGCTCATCCATGGCATGAAAGTCGGCTGA